In one Motacilla alba alba isolate MOTALB_02 chromosome 7, Motacilla_alba_V1.0_pri, whole genome shotgun sequence genomic region, the following are encoded:
- the DHRS9 gene encoding dehydrogenase/reductase SDR family member 9 — MSTWRYRLSLQMSPQNLSLSDSLHIAVLASILSLTIYWIIRDRYRVRNLNGKHVFITGCDTGLGNSLAKWLDKKGFCVIAACATEKGSQELQWCSSLSLKTVKKLNLADSNSIARAVVFVTEQTAGKGLFGLVSNAEGTAPVGPSDWLRIEDFHSVLDVSLLGLIEITLKLLPLLKKAEGRVVNLINSKGLMAFVGGGYSLSKWGMEAFSDTLRIEMRHFGVKVSILEHGFFKAEEVNSDIIEKYLFKLWNRLTPEIRDSYGEKYLVEYIKAQRSSVKRLCDYDISNVIKCMEHALIAKYPRTRYRAGWDAKFFWLFLSYAPSWLSDMLLLITFPAPAESKRPVHGVLMNV; from the exons ATGAGCACGTGGAGGTATAGACTGAGCTTGCAGATGTCTCCCCAGAAT CTCTCGCTTTCAGACTCATTGCACATAGCAGTTTTGGCTTCCATACTTTCTCTTACCATTTACTGGATCATCAGAGACAGATACAGAGTGAGAAACCTGAATGGAAAGCATGTATTCATAACAGGCTGTGACACTGGACTTGGAAACTCACTGGCTAAATGGCTTGACAAAAAGGGATTTTGTGTCATTGCTGCATGTGCCACAGAAAAAGGAAGCCAAGAGCTACAGTGGTGCTCTTCACTCTCACTGAAGACAGTGAAGAAGCTGAACTTAGCAGACTCCAACAGCATTGCCAGGGCTGTGGTGTTTGTGACTGAACAGACAGCTGGCAAGG GGCTTTTTGGCTTGGTGAGCAATGCTGAAGGAACAGCACCTGTAGGACCCTCCGACTGGCTAAGGATTGAAGACTTCCATTCAGTCCTGGATGTTAGTCTGCTGGGATTGATTGAAATCACACTCAAGCTTCTGCCACTTCTGAAAAAAGCTGAGGGAAGAGTTGTCAATCTAATTAATTCCAAAGGTCTCATGGCTTTTGTAGGGGGTGGCTACAGTCTGTCCAAATGGGGCATGGAAGCTTTCTCTGACACCTTACG GATAGAAATGCGGCATTTTGGAGTGAAAGTAAGCATTCTTGAGCATGGTTTCTTTAAGGCAGAAGAAGTTAATTCAGATATCATTGAGAAATACCTCTTCAAACTTTGGAACAGACTGACTCCTGAGATCCGGGACTCCTATGGAGAAAAATACTTAGTTGAAT aTATAAAAGCCCAAAGATCATCAGTGAAAAGACTGTGTGACTATGATATTTCTAATGTCATAAAATGCATGGAACATGCCCTGATAGCAAAATACCCCAGGACACGATACAGAGCTGGATGGGATGCAAAGTTCTTCTGGCTGTTTCTCTCCTATGCCCCAAGCTGGCTGTCTGATATGCTGTTGCTTATTAcatttccagctccagcagagagcAAGAGACCAGTTCATGGAGTTCTAATGAATGTCTAG